The following coding sequences are from one Rhodobiaceae bacterium window:
- a CDS encoding arylsulfatase — MVQSQPNILLIITDQHRADHTGFGGNSLVQTPNLDRIASSGTVFDKAYVANPICMPNRSSILTGVVPSSHGVRYNGLPLDTSFETFVRIARDAGYKTSLVGKSHLQNMNDGPGIATALFKDSPQKDVWRQTAPEGWDQYELDERHKSEKVDIPEDFYGFDDLALTVQHSDYCSGHYYQWLIDKGVKPETIQGLEVAQNYSGNWQQVWKTSVPEELYPTTYVADETVRRIEHAATEAAPYLIQCSFPDPHHPFTPPGKYFDMYDPADVALPQTFNQDHSKSPGMFQSMIETRGSQLFKMAPFSPTEEQFRDMAAKEYGMITMIDDAVGRVLQALEKSGLADDTIVIFTSDHGDVFGDHGLMLKSTMHYEGVIRVPLAISGPGINSARSTSLVSSLDIGSTILDLIGEEARFGTQGQSLRPVLDDPTTAIRDQILVEEEQIFPDPDTGRQINMRSVVTSNGRLTVKSRQPLVGELYDFQNDPLETNNLFDDGAANGLKTEMMDRLVDTMMTHSTSLRRPLAMA, encoded by the coding sequence ATGGTGCAGTCACAACCTAACATCCTCCTCATCATCACAGATCAGCATCGCGCAGATCACACAGGTTTTGGGGGAAACAGTCTCGTACAAACACCAAACCTCGACAGGATCGCATCGTCGGGTACTGTGTTTGACAAGGCGTATGTCGCCAATCCGATCTGCATGCCGAACCGCTCGTCAATTTTGACTGGGGTGGTGCCGTCCTCTCATGGCGTGCGTTACAATGGGCTTCCCTTAGATACGAGTTTCGAGACCTTTGTCCGAATCGCGCGAGATGCTGGGTACAAGACGTCTCTAGTCGGGAAATCCCATCTGCAAAACATGAATGATGGACCGGGTATTGCGACCGCCCTATTCAAAGACAGTCCACAGAAAGACGTCTGGCGACAAACGGCGCCTGAGGGATGGGATCAATATGAACTCGACGAGCGCCATAAATCCGAAAAGGTCGACATCCCGGAAGATTTCTATGGTTTTGATGATCTCGCCCTGACTGTCCAGCACTCGGACTATTGCAGTGGTCACTACTATCAGTGGCTTATCGACAAAGGCGTAAAGCCGGAAACCATTCAAGGTCTTGAGGTTGCACAGAACTATTCCGGCAATTGGCAGCAGGTCTGGAAAACGTCTGTCCCTGAAGAGCTATATCCGACCACCTATGTTGCTGATGAAACGGTACGGCGCATTGAGCACGCAGCGACCGAAGCAGCGCCGTACCTCATCCAGTGTTCCTTCCCTGATCCGCATCACCCGTTTACCCCGCCCGGCAAGTATTTCGATATGTATGACCCGGCAGACGTCGCCCTACCCCAAACATTCAACCAGGATCATTCGAAGTCACCTGGCATGTTTCAATCAATGATTGAGACACGCGGTTCGCAGCTCTTCAAAATGGCGCCATTCTCTCCAACAGAAGAGCAGTTTCGGGATATGGCGGCAAAAGAATACGGCATGATCACCATGATTGATGATGCCGTCGGGCGGGTGCTGCAGGCGTTGGAGAAAAGCGGACTGGCAGACGATACGATCGTCATCTTCACGTCAGACCACGGTGACGTCTTCGGCGATCATGGGCTCATGCTCAAAAGCACCATGCATTATGAGGGTGTCATCCGCGTGCCATTGGCAATCTCCGGGCCGGGCATAAACAGCGCCCGCTCTACATCATTGGTGAGTTCGCTGGACATTGGCTCAACAATTCTCGACCTAATTGGAGAAGAAGCGCGCTTTGGCACCCAGGGCCAGAGTCTCCGGCCAGTGCTTGATGATCCCACCACAGCGATCCGGGACCAAATCCTTGTCGAGGAAGAGCAGATCTTCCCCGACCCTGATACTGGGCGGCAAATCAACATGCGATCGGTTGTGACGAGCAACGGACGGCTCACTGTAAAAAGCCGGCAACCGCTGGTCGGCGAGCTTTACGATTTCCAAAACGATCCTCTCGAAACCAACAACCTGTTCGACGATGGTGCCGCCAACGGCCTGAAGACGGAAATGATGGATCGCTTGGTCGACACAATGATGACCCATTCAACATCGCTCAGGCGCCCACTCGCAATGGCCTAA
- a CDS encoding glucosyl-3-phosphoglycerate synthase, producing MTDAFVHSFSVIIPTLNEAHQIGDRISHVRRLNKNAEIIVVDCASTDGTPDIARAAGANVHMSVEPGRGQQLKVGGEVAGGDVIIFLHADTQLPETAFAAIDKELSDGSKIGGNFRILFDGDSDFATWLNDFYAWFRSKGLYYGDSVIFLRRSVYQDLGGIMPYTVMEDFDLSRKMERLGGTVCIEDDPVVTSSRRFKNRHPASIFAGWCVLHGLYYIGLSTRALGWVYDNKRRRTSAR from the coding sequence ATGACTGACGCTTTTGTCCATTCTTTCTCCGTAATCATTCCGACACTGAATGAAGCCCATCAGATCGGCGACAGGATTTCCCATGTCCGCCGCCTCAACAAAAACGCAGAGATCATCGTGGTCGATTGCGCGAGCACAGATGGCACGCCCGATATAGCAAGAGCCGCCGGTGCCAACGTTCACATGTCAGTGGAACCAGGCAGGGGTCAGCAGCTAAAGGTCGGAGGCGAGGTCGCTGGCGGTGACGTCATCATCTTCCTGCACGCTGACACCCAACTGCCCGAGACAGCATTCGCCGCCATCGACAAAGAGCTTTCAGATGGCTCAAAAATTGGCGGTAACTTCAGGATCCTGTTTGATGGCGACAGCGATTTTGCGACCTGGTTGAACGACTTCTACGCCTGGTTCCGAAGCAAAGGCCTCTACTACGGAGACTCTGTCATCTTTCTAAGGCGCTCGGTATATCAGGACCTCGGCGGCATCATGCCCTACACCGTCATGGAAGACTTTGACCTGAGCCGGAAAATGGAACGTCTCGGCGGCACAGTTTGCATAGAAGACGACCCCGTCGTCACATCGTCCCGGCGGTTCAAAAACCGACATCCCGCATCAATCTTTGCTGGCTGGTGCGTCCTACATGGCCTCTACTATATCGGCCTCTCAACTCGGGCACTCGGTTGGGTCTACGACAACAAACGGCGACGCACCTCCGCCCGCTAA
- a CDS encoding glutathione S-transferase encodes MAEIKGQSLSEITIFAAEVSTFGRIVAMVAIEKGLDWRLIPTDSSSAEHIARHPFAKTPAVEVNGHLLIESDAICRYLDDVFDGASLVPDDPLERAEMTKWMGFVQAYMFPTTEFGLVMPRLIAPLMGRPVDEMRVEKALPTIQYQLGLLETALEGRTFIASDRLTLADIYLFCTWMAVAHTAEGKVMLHHSVNVTRWMSYLGSRESARRTAWPEG; translated from the coding sequence ATGGCAGAAATAAAGGGGCAGAGCTTGTCGGAGATCACGATTTTTGCAGCGGAGGTTTCGACCTTTGGACGGATCGTCGCCATGGTGGCGATTGAGAAAGGGCTCGACTGGAGGTTGATCCCAACGGACTCGTCCTCGGCAGAGCACATTGCTCGACACCCTTTCGCAAAGACACCCGCGGTGGAAGTGAACGGGCACCTCCTCATCGAGAGTGACGCGATCTGTCGGTATCTGGATGATGTGTTTGATGGGGCTTCGCTCGTGCCTGATGACCCATTGGAACGGGCGGAGATGACCAAGTGGATGGGCTTTGTTCAGGCCTATATGTTTCCGACAACGGAGTTTGGCTTGGTCATGCCCCGGCTTATTGCGCCCCTGATGGGGCGTCCGGTTGATGAAATGCGTGTCGAGAAAGCGCTGCCCACCATCCAATATCAGTTGGGTTTGCTCGAAACGGCCTTGGAGGGGCGCACCTTCATTGCGTCAGATCGTTTAACCCTCGCTGATATCTATTTATTTTGTACCTGGATGGCTGTGGCCCATACGGCAGAGGGAAAAGTGATGCTTCATCACTCTGTGAACGTAACCAGGTGGATGTCCTATCTCGGCAGCAGAGAAAGTGCACGCAGAACGGCCTGGCCTGAAGGTTAA
- a CDS encoding acyl-coenzyme A:6-aminopenicillanic acid acyl-transferase — MTTIGGLPLITLSGGPADRGAQHGTALKERIHRMIEVYGSFFGRPESEIFDIAGHFKSVINNFEPDYGTEIEAIAEAANVNPLWIYALNARSEFLSFVPATECTVMHFGGTPLLGQNWDWEERLEPLIALARIERTDGPSILMMTEPGILGKIGLNDAGVGVCFNFLHINRPTNGVPIHILLRSILECPSIEAVRETIDRAGPGRSANILVADEKGNRFDMEFAATEQIEVDDPGDVIAHTNHYLDPEMFSMPHILENSTLRLNRAYTLAKETETRDRATMARMLSDTENPGNSICQTYREREPLGNMGTVCTLTMDLAARNMDIRLGNDASAPLERVELHAQRAAAE; from the coding sequence ATGACCACAATTGGCGGACTGCCACTCATCACACTTTCTGGCGGCCCCGCCGACCGCGGCGCTCAACATGGAACCGCCCTTAAAGAGCGCATCCATCGCATGATTGAGGTTTATGGTTCCTTCTTCGGACGCCCCGAAAGCGAGATCTTCGATATCGCAGGCCATTTCAAATCCGTCATCAATAACTTTGAGCCAGACTATGGAACGGAAATCGAGGCGATCGCAGAAGCGGCCAATGTTAATCCGCTCTGGATCTATGCCTTAAACGCAAGAAGCGAGTTCCTCTCCTTTGTGCCCGCCACCGAATGCACAGTCATGCATTTCGGCGGCACCCCGCTCCTTGGCCAGAACTGGGATTGGGAAGAACGGCTCGAACCGCTCATTGCTCTTGCCCGAATTGAACGAACAGACGGGCCTTCCATCCTCATGATGACGGAACCGGGCATCCTTGGAAAAATCGGATTGAATGACGCGGGTGTCGGTGTCTGCTTCAACTTCCTCCACATCAACCGCCCGACCAATGGTGTGCCCATTCACATTCTTCTTCGGTCAATTCTGGAATGCCCGTCCATCGAAGCCGTCAGAGAAACGATCGACCGCGCAGGTCCAGGACGGTCTGCAAACATTCTGGTCGCCGATGAGAAAGGCAACCGCTTTGACATGGAATTCGCCGCGACAGAACAAATAGAAGTCGATGATCCAGGTGATGTGATCGCCCATACCAATCACTATCTCGACCCAGAGATGTTTTCGATGCCGCACATCCTGGAGAACTCCACGCTCCGCCTCAACCGTGCCTATACCTTGGCCAAGGAAACGGAAACGCGAGACAGAGCGACCATGGCCCGCATGTTGTCCGACACAGAAAATCCCGGCAATTCAATTTGCCAGACCTATCGAGAGCGTGAGCCCTTAGGAAATATGGGAACCGTTTGCACCCTCACGATGGATCTCGCAGCGCGCAACATGGACATTCGGTTGGGCAATGACGCGTCTGCACCGCTCGAACGCGTTGAACTTCACGCACAACGCGCGGCCGCCGAGTAG
- a CDS encoding hypothetical protein (protein of unknown function, DUF547): protein MSLFSVRFRSSDFVRLAAAGLALFSLSGFRSFEANFAPDADLWSRWEAHNPQSTEVIDVSAWNEILATYVKPDSNGLNRFAYGSVSDADRQTLKKFISEQTALPISDFSRIAQKAYWINLYNAVTVDVVLDAYPVESIRDIDISPGLFADGPWDKDLVTVEGEDLTLNDIEHRILRPIWKDARIHYAVNCASVGCPNLQSEGFTASNVEDLLDAGARAYVNSPRGVSISQGRVTISSIYDWFFEDFGTSEEEVLAHLLEYADEELAGELRSIGELHDTAYDWSLNDVL, encoded by the coding sequence ATGTCCCTGTTCTCTGTCCGGTTTCGGTCTTCTGATTTTGTACGTCTCGCAGCGGCGGGACTTGCCTTGTTCAGCCTCAGCGGCTTTCGAAGCTTTGAAGCCAACTTCGCACCAGATGCTGACCTGTGGTCACGATGGGAAGCGCATAACCCTCAAAGCACAGAAGTGATTGATGTTTCAGCCTGGAATGAGATTCTTGCTACCTATGTGAAACCAGATAGCAACGGGCTTAATCGATTTGCCTACGGTTCTGTCTCTGACGCGGACCGACAGACGCTCAAGAAGTTCATAAGTGAACAAACGGCGCTGCCAATCAGCGATTTTTCGCGCATCGCGCAGAAGGCCTACTGGATCAACCTCTATAATGCTGTGACGGTTGATGTGGTGCTGGACGCATACCCGGTGGAGAGCATTCGGGACATTGATATTTCGCCTGGTCTGTTTGCAGACGGTCCATGGGACAAAGACCTTGTCACTGTTGAAGGTGAAGACCTGACCCTCAATGACATTGAACACCGTATTCTTCGCCCCATCTGGAAAGATGCCCGTATCCACTATGCGGTGAATTGTGCCTCTGTTGGTTGCCCCAACTTGCAGTCGGAAGGCTTCACTGCCTCGAACGTAGAAGACCTGTTGGATGCAGGAGCGCGGGCATATGTGAACAGTCCGCGTGGTGTTTCGATCTCACAAGGTCGCGTCACGATCTCAAGCATTTATGACTGGTTTTTTGAGGACTTCGGCACGTCAGAGGAAGAAGTGTTGGCGCATTTGCTCGAATATGCAGATGAAGAACTTGCGGGCGAACTCCGATCTATAGGGGAGTTGCATGACACCGCCTATGACTGGTCCTTGAATGATGTTCTGTAG
- the yjmB gene encoding putative symporter YjmB, whose product MIQRLFPAGLLWGELFVALEKGEIPLRRVFGFGSPALAVGSLGLPLIIFLPPLYAEMGIDLALVGFLFMMVRLFDMGTDPILGVLGDHVKSRWGRRRPILVLSVPILLLGGLFVFNPPIGVSPTYLVLSMLLLYVGWTFFTLSHTAWASELSGQYHQRTRILGVVQGLGLTGALLILFVPVIYDRVADSPTIAGQASTMAWFIFVPIPFLVVFALRSVNEPAFVPPKPIGFLKSIRVLFSSFALRRVLLADLLFGLQAGAAGSLHFFFVGQVLLMPEAASPFLLIIFVSSVAFLPVWMKLSYHVGKHRAFCWGTLVQSIASVLVVFLPPEQFMWSILVFVLIGVNNGAAGSLTRSMMADVIDEDHVATGQNRGALFFSMLTMTGKLGLALAVGIAYPLLALIGFSAGAANDQASLDGVRYLLGGITGLAHLAIFVIMWNFPLDQKRQAELQAELRRQEQTSG is encoded by the coding sequence ATGATACAGCGACTTTTTCCAGCTGGCTTGCTTTGGGGGGAATTATTCGTGGCGTTAGAAAAAGGTGAGATCCCACTGAGGCGCGTTTTTGGTTTTGGGTCACCCGCTCTTGCTGTTGGGTCCTTGGGTCTACCGTTGATCATTTTTCTTCCGCCGCTCTATGCGGAGATGGGAATTGACCTGGCGCTTGTCGGTTTTCTTTTCATGATGGTGCGGCTGTTCGATATGGGCACAGACCCAATCCTTGGGGTTCTCGGGGATCACGTGAAGTCACGCTGGGGAAGGCGGCGACCAATCCTGGTGCTGTCAGTTCCCATTTTGCTGCTCGGCGGCCTGTTTGTTTTCAACCCACCGATCGGGGTCAGTCCAACTTATCTCGTTTTGAGCATGCTCCTGCTTTACGTGGGCTGGACATTTTTTACGCTCTCCCATACAGCGTGGGCGAGCGAACTGTCTGGGCAATACCATCAGCGGACACGCATATTGGGTGTGGTCCAAGGTTTAGGATTGACCGGCGCCTTGCTGATCCTTTTTGTCCCGGTGATTTATGACCGTGTGGCGGATAGTCCAACGATTGCAGGGCAAGCATCGACCATGGCATGGTTCATCTTTGTGCCGATCCCGTTTCTAGTGGTGTTCGCGCTGAGGTCGGTTAACGAACCTGCTTTTGTTCCGCCAAAACCAATTGGGTTTTTGAAATCCATTAGAGTGCTCTTCAGCAGTTTTGCTCTTAGGCGTGTTCTACTCGCTGATCTTCTTTTTGGACTTCAGGCAGGTGCAGCCGGTTCGTTGCATTTCTTCTTTGTTGGGCAAGTGCTGTTGATGCCTGAGGCAGCCAGCCCGTTCTTGCTCATCATCTTTGTTTCGTCGGTCGCTTTTCTACCTGTTTGGATGAAGCTTTCCTATCACGTCGGCAAACACCGAGCTTTTTGCTGGGGTACACTTGTTCAATCCATTGCTTCGGTTCTTGTAGTCTTTTTGCCTCCCGAGCAATTTATGTGGAGCATCCTGGTTTTCGTTCTGATCGGTGTGAACAACGGCGCTGCTGGGTCGCTGACCCGTTCGATGATGGCTGACGTCATCGATGAAGACCATGTCGCGACAGGTCAGAACAGAGGCGCATTGTTCTTTTCCATGCTGACGATGACAGGGAAACTGGGTTTGGCTCTGGCCGTCGGCATCGCCTATCCGCTATTGGCGTTGATCGGGTTCTCCGCTGGTGCAGCAAACGATCAGGCGTCTTTGGACGGCGTGCGCTACCTGCTTGGCGGAATAACCGGACTCGCTCACCTGGCGATATTCGTAATCATGTGGAATTTCCCGCTTGATCAAAAGCGGCAGGCGGAGCTGCAAGCTGAACTCAGGCGCCAGGAACAGACAAGTGGCTGA
- a CDS encoding hypothetical protein (protein of unknown function (DUF2796)), whose amino-acid sequence MSILLKKGRTNRRPKHHSGAVVAALGTCLIATSGFAASHGDHDHDHDAEKRHAESHEHGAAKLAMAVDGNQLIAEFTSPGMNIVGFEHEAKDADEIAAVKAAVEKLGMGAELIELKGAGCSLSDADVEAEGLLAEAHETGHHEDDHHEDDHHEGDEHKGEDAHAEFEATYTFNCVTPDQLSGVSVSFFEHWSGIEEIEAVFLSDDHQISAELTGAASEFEVK is encoded by the coding sequence ATGTCTATCCTTTTGAAGAAGGGACGCACTAATAGGCGTCCAAAACACCATTCAGGCGCGGTTGTTGCAGCTCTGGGAACTTGCCTTATCGCGACATCTGGTTTTGCAGCTTCCCATGGTGACCACGATCACGACCATGATGCAGAGAAACGTCACGCGGAATCTCATGAGCATGGTGCCGCAAAACTCGCCATGGCCGTTGATGGCAACCAGCTCATTGCTGAGTTCACGTCGCCGGGCATGAATATTGTCGGCTTTGAGCATGAAGCTAAAGATGCCGATGAAATTGCAGCGGTGAAAGCGGCGGTTGAAAAGCTTGGTATGGGCGCAGAGCTGATTGAGCTCAAAGGAGCAGGGTGCTCTCTCTCAGACGCCGATGTTGAAGCAGAGGGACTCCTTGCAGAGGCTCACGAGACCGGCCACCACGAGGACGACCATCATGAGGACGACCATCATGAGGGCGATGAACACAAAGGTGAGGATGCACATGCCGAGTTTGAGGCGACGTACACGTTCAATTGTGTAACGCCTGACCAACTCTCTGGAGTCTCCGTTTCCTTTTTTGAGCATTGGTCCGGGATCGAGGAAATCGAAGCTGTTTTCTTGAGTGATGACCATCAAATCTCCGCTGAGCTCACCGGCGCTGCGTCGGAGTTTGAGGTTAAATAA
- the dhaA gene encoding haloalkane dehalogenase — MEDLQTKHQGTTFGDIAYREHGTGKAAVFIHGLGLSSHFWRRQFGALAGQRRCVAPDLMAHGETQIAPDQDVSFHVQADMILELLDKLEIEQFDLVGNDSGGAIAQLMAVKAPERIRSLVLTNCDVQNNWPPVALGEIREAARSGVLAAQFSNFANEPDLFRADGSIAELVYEDRNTATDENLQRYLGPLVDDVDRRAAFDRYVGHQDHAQLTNVEANLRKLEAPALIVWGTEDVFFPTKWAYWLQGTLPNAREVVELEGAKLFFPEERADTLNSHIAEFWSA, encoded by the coding sequence ATGGAAGACCTTCAGACTAAGCACCAAGGAACAACCTTTGGCGATATTGCCTACAGGGAGCACGGTACAGGAAAAGCGGCAGTGTTCATTCACGGACTGGGGTTGAGTTCCCATTTCTGGCGGCGTCAGTTTGGCGCGCTGGCGGGTCAGAGGAGATGTGTCGCGCCAGATCTGATGGCTCATGGAGAAACCCAGATCGCTCCCGACCAGGATGTCAGCTTCCATGTGCAGGCTGACATGATCCTGGAATTGCTCGACAAGCTGGAGATTGAACAGTTTGACCTTGTTGGGAATGACAGTGGTGGCGCGATCGCTCAATTGATGGCTGTCAAAGCACCTGAGCGTATTCGCTCTCTGGTCCTGACCAATTGCGATGTCCAGAACAATTGGCCACCAGTGGCGCTGGGTGAGATACGGGAAGCGGCCCGATCAGGCGTGCTTGCTGCACAGTTCAGTAATTTCGCAAACGAGCCAGACCTTTTCAGGGCTGATGGAAGCATCGCAGAACTGGTTTACGAAGATCGCAATACTGCGACGGATGAAAACCTGCAACGGTATCTAGGCCCGCTTGTGGACGATGTAGACAGAAGGGCAGCCTTTGACCGCTATGTCGGACATCAGGATCATGCGCAGCTTACAAATGTTGAAGCGAACCTCAGGAAGCTTGAAGCTCCAGCGCTGATTGTCTGGGGAACGGAGGATGTGTTCTTTCCGACGAAATGGGCCTACTGGCTGCAGGGAACGCTTCCAAATGCCCGTGAGGTGGTGGAGCTCGAGGGAGCCAAACTCTTCTTCCCGGAAGAGCGTGCGGACACATTGAACAGCCATATTGCAGAATTCTGGAGTGCTTGA
- the tetC gene encoding transposon Tn10 TetC protein: protein MTIVARMPTKVEQSTRTRTRIISAAQMVFTRDGYAKASLADIVKKAKVTTGAIYHHFGGKKDLFTAVAEHLEQVILNEVTSTTPHGTTGWDALEWGALKTLEISIRPEIQRIVFREAPTVVGLTEWRAIEAKYAFGLMMQTLGSLPRKSTNETTPEVTAQILLGAVTEAAHAVALSDKPDQALTEAKATLTVMIRALENR from the coding sequence ATGACAATCGTTGCAAGAATGCCCACTAAGGTTGAACAAAGCACACGGACCCGGACACGCATCATTTCCGCAGCCCAGATGGTCTTTACGAGAGATGGCTATGCCAAAGCGTCACTGGCCGACATTGTCAAAAAGGCAAAGGTGACGACGGGCGCTATCTACCATCACTTCGGCGGCAAAAAAGACCTCTTCACCGCCGTCGCTGAGCATCTGGAACAGGTAATCCTGAATGAAGTGACGTCAACCACCCCGCACGGTACCACTGGATGGGACGCGCTTGAATGGGGCGCGCTGAAAACACTCGAAATAAGCATTCGGCCCGAGATCCAACGCATCGTCTTTCGCGAAGCACCTACCGTCGTTGGACTAACTGAGTGGCGGGCCATCGAAGCGAAATACGCCTTCGGCCTCATGATGCAAACGCTGGGGTCCCTTCCCCGCAAGAGTACCAACGAAACCACACCAGAGGTCACCGCCCAGATATTGCTCGGCGCGGTCACTGAAGCCGCTCACGCAGTCGCATTATCCGACAAACCCGATCAGGCGCTTACAGAGGCAAAAGCAACATTGACCGTGATGATCCGTGCGCTTGAAAACCGCTAA
- a CDS encoding hypothetical protein (protein of unknown function (DUF3047)): protein MTQCLTLAGCLSILLAGPVLAENLNFDDGSWKTIGVPGEDETEFEVKPDGSLRVISETSVAFRYKEIESAGETLSWRWRVDAMGPPSDPMQIGADDRPIAVHLWFPEQEDQRSLFGGLAELFGYPEVGNALTYTWGGSAEQPRTMPNPHLTAGQGALITLQTATSPIKQWTQETIDFRKDFRDAFGKEAPQPSHIAISGDSDDLGGYREGRIADLRFAND, encoded by the coding sequence ATGACCCAATGCCTAACACTGGCAGGATGCCTATCGATCCTTCTTGCAGGTCCTGTACTCGCTGAAAATCTGAACTTCGACGATGGTAGCTGGAAAACCATTGGGGTTCCGGGCGAGGACGAAACCGAGTTTGAAGTCAAACCGGACGGCTCGCTCCGTGTCATTTCGGAAACCTCCGTCGCCTTCAGGTACAAAGAGATCGAGAGTGCGGGAGAAACACTTTCCTGGCGCTGGCGGGTCGACGCTATGGGTCCACCGAGCGACCCGATGCAGATCGGCGCCGATGACCGCCCCATCGCCGTACATCTCTGGTTCCCAGAACAGGAAGACCAACGCTCGCTCTTTGGTGGGCTTGCAGAACTGTTTGGCTATCCAGAGGTTGGAAACGCACTGACCTACACTTGGGGCGGTTCTGCAGAACAACCGAGGACGATGCCCAACCCTCACCTGACTGCGGGGCAAGGTGCCCTCATTACCCTGCAAACGGCGACCAGCCCGATCAAACAATGGACACAGGAAACCATCGATTTCCGAAAAGATTTTCGCGACGCGTTTGGCAAAGAAGCGCCACAACCCAGTCATATAGCCATTTCCGGCGATAGCGATGATCTTGGTGGCTATCGAGAAGGCCGCATCGCGGATCTGAGGTTCGCCAATGACTGA